Proteins from a single region of Macrotis lagotis isolate mMagLag1 chromosome 2, bilby.v1.9.chrom.fasta, whole genome shotgun sequence:
- the MYCBPAP gene encoding MYCBP-associated protein isoform X1, translating into MKSHKKELRTRTPLDKKRAKVTELVTPPIQEEPEPVSNVLQGDDILALAIKLEDLKKQHVPRPPALEEKTVTHQVFIRKHKIPKVKKLVHHLVARPATPEAATKPLDYSGPAEESSDGKEQILPHKILGTLYDLKRIAIARGNFELAEMIPDTTEMDSAIIVAPDKSKKRSQKEKIDLWLPPSQHKSLNNWKRHMNLRKKQQETLSEHLKKPVNELLMNTGENFRRIQEERSLIERSLSILRCGKGSEVDCDFWCQPEYIGDQLTGLVTQWPRSSRQPILHVGKPQSIQMESGLPTMKEPWFRFPWDKSLFLMDRRKELESILKELDFNQPDIDGLEVVGKGHPFSSVSAQHFPVFKDVKESTSNEEISDSLADYPDVVPMPFLGPSLLFCGKPACWIDSSLPSGERPIGIAVRLTFETMEREKTSSVLTVVNNGTAAIWYDWRRLRQPETFEEFKESGWQRFYFNTKEGVILPGETKEYTFFFKSANAGIFREYWEFGTHPILLGGAMLHVTLRGVALSQDIWKKDRDSLEVKLSSHEAVTVVEDLLNELLGGIWPVERPESPVDAYLTEEDLFSYKNPQLHYQHQVVQDLHELWNEYMVPSPPTHPEEKAASPVPEEEEPVVLKFPVGSDKTPLWERMKNILGEIKSPKATRKDSKPSEEPQRHSISKEIKIHKDLDKQTAEVPEMLDTGAPEYPKWNLCVDDFKKAVLELPEEQQREEALHRLNKGALELCTEQKPLQSDLMYQLCFQLWRDVIDGLVSHSMWLKSLLGLPERDTVYMDILEEQVEAKPSGKIGKEDRKHAAQEKKQISGKEKEEKKGAAKSPGRDDRSNSKKHKGRETQKINKSPSRDGKETPIVDEFIPEKMVSPFESVDPLIQEKYNQRLYIEVYGLLDSLVTDVMVLYDDLKTSKTTEQQTFEPLKPIFLSDSFSEQSSGK; encoded by the exons ataAGAAACGTGCAAAGGTCACTGAACTCGTCACTCCTCCCATCCAGGAGGAACCCGAACCTGTCAGCAATGTCCTGCAAGGAGATGATATCCTGGCTTTGGCCATTAAGCTTGAGGACTTAAAAAAG CAACATGTTCCCCGACCTCCTgctttggaggagaaaactgTTACCCATCAAGTTTTCATTCGAAAGCATAAAATCCCAAAGGTCAAGAAATTGGTGCATCATTTAGTAGCTCGCCCAGCTACTCCTGAAGCAGCCACAAAGCCCTTGGATTACTCTG gGCCAGCAGAGGAAAGCTCCGATGGCAAAGAACAGATTCTCCCCCACAAGATTTTGGGAACTCTCTATGACCTCAAGAGAATAGCAATTGCCCGAGGAAACTTTGAG TTGGCTGAAATGATCCCAGACACCACAGAAATGGACAGTGCCATTATTGTAGCACCAGATAAGTCAAAGAAACGATCCCAAAAAGAGAAGATAGATCTCTGGCTACCACCTTCTCAGCATAAATCTCTGAATAACTGGAAACGCCATATGAATCTGAGGAAGAAGCAACAAGAGACTCTAAGTG AACATCTGAAAAAACCGGTGAATGAGCTCCTGATGAATACAGGGGAAAACTTCAGACGGATACAGGAAGAACGATCTCTGATTGAGCGTTCCCTTTCTATTTTACGTTGTGGGAAG GGCTCTGAAGTTGACTGTGATTTCTGGTGCCAGCCTGAATATATTGGAGATCAACTAACAGGTCTGGTGACTCAGTGGCCTCGTAGCTCTCGACAGCCCATCCTTCATGTAGGAAAACCCCAGAGCATTCAGATGGAGTCAG GACTGCCGACTATGAAGGAACCTTGGTTCCGTTTCCCCTGGGATAAAAGTCTCTTTTTGATGGACCGACGAAAGGAACTAGAGTCCATCTTGAAGGAGTTGGATTTTAACCAGCCG GACATTGATGGCCTTGAAGTGGTTGGTAAAGGACATCCTTTCTCATCTGTATCTGCCCAGCACTTTCCAGTCTTTAAAGATGTAAAGGAAAGTACATCTAATGAAGAGATTTC TGATTCCTTAGCTGACTATCCTGATGTAGTTCCCATGCCTTTTCTTGGTCCTTCTTTGCTATTCTGTGGAAAACCAGCATGCTGGATCGATAGTAGCCTACCATCAGGAGAG AGACCAATTGGCATTGCTGTCCGTTTGACCTTTGAGACCatggaaagggagaaaacatCTTCTGTCTTAACAGTTGTTAATAATGGCACTGCAGCTATTTGGTATGATTGGAGGCGGCTCCGACAGCCGGAAACCTTTGAAGAGTTTAAGGAGAGCGGATGGCAACGGTTTTACTTTAACACCAAGGAAG GTGTGATTCTTCCTGGGGAAACAAAGGAGTACACCTTCTTCTTCAAGTCTGCAAATGCAGGGATCTTCAGGGAGTACTGGGAGTTTGGAACCCACCCAATCCTGTTAGGGGGAGCTATGCTGCATGTCACTCTGCGGGGTGTTGCTCTGAGTCAAGACATTTGGAAGAAAGATAGAGACTCACTGGAG GTAAAACTGTCTTCTCATGAAGCTGTCACTGTTGTGGAGGACTTGCTGAATGAGCTGCTGGGAGGGATCTGGCCCGTGGAGCGACCTGAATCCCCAGTAGATGCCTACCTCACTGAGGAAGATCTGTTCTCCTACAAAAACCCTCAG CTACATTATCAACATCAAGTGGTTCAAGATCTCCATGAATTATGGAATGAATACATGGTCCCATCTCCACCGACCCACCCTGAGGAGAAAGCAGCTTCACCAGTCCCCGAGGAGGAGGAACCAGTAGTCCTAAAGTTCCCAGTGGGCTCTGATAAGACTCCTTTATGGGAAAGGATGAAGAACATTTTAGGGGAAATCAAGTCCCCAAAGGCAACCAGGAAAGATTCTAAGCCCTCAGAAGAGCCCCAGAGGCACAGTATATCCAAGGAGATAAAAATCCATAAGGACCTAGACAAGCAGACTGCAGAGGTGCCGGAGATGTTGGACACAGGGGCTCCTGAGTACCCCAAGTGGAATCTCTGTGTAGATGATTTCAAAAAG GCAGTGCTGGAACTCCCTGAAGAGCAGCAGCGAGAAGAAGCCCTTCACAGGCTCAACAAGGGGGCCCTGGAGCTGTGCACAGAGCAGAAGCCACTGCAGTCTGACCTCATGTACCAGCTGTG TTTCCAGCTGTGGCGTGATGTAATTGATGGTCTGGTGAGCCATTCCATGTGGCTAAAGTCCCTGTTAGGCCTGCCTGAGAGGGATACTGTTTATATGGACATCCTCGAAGAACAAG TAGAAGCAAAACcatctgggaaaattggaaaagaggACCGGAAACATGCAGCACAGGAAAAGAAGCAgatcagtggaaaagaaaaagaggagaagaaaggagctGCAAAGTCACCAGGAAGAGAT GATCGTTCCAACAGCAAGAAGCACAAAGGAagggaaacacagaagataaatAAATCTCCAAGTCGGGATGGGAAAGAAACTCCAATTGTGGATGAATTCATTCCTGAAAAGATGGTCTCCCCCTTTGAATCAGTGGATCCTCtaatccaagagaaatataatcaGAGACTTTACATTGAG GTCTATGGGCTGCTGGATTCCTTAGTGACTGATGTGATGGTGCTGTATGATGATCTCAAGACCTCAAAGACAACGGAGCAGCAAACATTTGAGCCTCTTAAACCTATTtttctgtctgactctttttcTGAACAGTCTtcagggaaataa
- the MYCBPAP gene encoding MYCBP-associated protein isoform X2 has translation MKSHKKELRTRTPLDKKRAKVTELVTPPIQEEPEPVSNVLQGDDILALAIKLEDLKKQHVPRPPALEEKTVTHQVFIRKHKIPKVKKLVHHLVARPATPEAATKPLDYSGPAEESSDGKEQILPHKILGTLYDLKRIAIARGNFELAEMIPDTTEMDSAIIVAPDKSKKRSQKEKIDLWLPPSQHKSLNNWKRHMNLRKKQQETLSEHLKKPVNELLMNTGENFRRIQEERSLIERSLSILRCGKGSEVDCDFWCQPEYIGDQLTGLVTQWPRSSRQPILHVGKPQSIQMESGLPTMKEPWFRFPWDKSLFLMDRRKELESILKELDFNQPDIDGLEVVGKGHPFSSVSAQHFPVFKDVKESTSNEEISDSLADYPDVVPMPFLGPSLLFCGKPACWIDSSLPSGERPIGIAVRLTFETMEREKTSSVLTVVNNGTAAIWYDWRRLRQPETFEEFKESGWQRFYFNTKEGVILPGETKEYTFFFKSANAGIFREYWEFGTHPILLGGAMLHVTLRGVALSQDIWKKDRDSLEVKLSSHEAVTVVEDLLNELLGGIWPVERPESPVDAYLTEEDLFSYKNPQLHYQHQVVQDLHELWNEYMVPSPPTHPEEKAASPVPEEEEPVVLKFPVGSDKTPLWERMKNILGEIKSPKATRKDSKPSEEPQRHSISKEIKIHKDLDKQTAEVPEMLDTGAPEYPKWNLCVDDFKKAVLELPEEQQREEALHRLNKGALELCTEQKPLQSDLMYQLCRSKTIWENWKRGPETCSTGKEADQWKRKRGEERSCKVTRKR, from the exons ataAGAAACGTGCAAAGGTCACTGAACTCGTCACTCCTCCCATCCAGGAGGAACCCGAACCTGTCAGCAATGTCCTGCAAGGAGATGATATCCTGGCTTTGGCCATTAAGCTTGAGGACTTAAAAAAG CAACATGTTCCCCGACCTCCTgctttggaggagaaaactgTTACCCATCAAGTTTTCATTCGAAAGCATAAAATCCCAAAGGTCAAGAAATTGGTGCATCATTTAGTAGCTCGCCCAGCTACTCCTGAAGCAGCCACAAAGCCCTTGGATTACTCTG gGCCAGCAGAGGAAAGCTCCGATGGCAAAGAACAGATTCTCCCCCACAAGATTTTGGGAACTCTCTATGACCTCAAGAGAATAGCAATTGCCCGAGGAAACTTTGAG TTGGCTGAAATGATCCCAGACACCACAGAAATGGACAGTGCCATTATTGTAGCACCAGATAAGTCAAAGAAACGATCCCAAAAAGAGAAGATAGATCTCTGGCTACCACCTTCTCAGCATAAATCTCTGAATAACTGGAAACGCCATATGAATCTGAGGAAGAAGCAACAAGAGACTCTAAGTG AACATCTGAAAAAACCGGTGAATGAGCTCCTGATGAATACAGGGGAAAACTTCAGACGGATACAGGAAGAACGATCTCTGATTGAGCGTTCCCTTTCTATTTTACGTTGTGGGAAG GGCTCTGAAGTTGACTGTGATTTCTGGTGCCAGCCTGAATATATTGGAGATCAACTAACAGGTCTGGTGACTCAGTGGCCTCGTAGCTCTCGACAGCCCATCCTTCATGTAGGAAAACCCCAGAGCATTCAGATGGAGTCAG GACTGCCGACTATGAAGGAACCTTGGTTCCGTTTCCCCTGGGATAAAAGTCTCTTTTTGATGGACCGACGAAAGGAACTAGAGTCCATCTTGAAGGAGTTGGATTTTAACCAGCCG GACATTGATGGCCTTGAAGTGGTTGGTAAAGGACATCCTTTCTCATCTGTATCTGCCCAGCACTTTCCAGTCTTTAAAGATGTAAAGGAAAGTACATCTAATGAAGAGATTTC TGATTCCTTAGCTGACTATCCTGATGTAGTTCCCATGCCTTTTCTTGGTCCTTCTTTGCTATTCTGTGGAAAACCAGCATGCTGGATCGATAGTAGCCTACCATCAGGAGAG AGACCAATTGGCATTGCTGTCCGTTTGACCTTTGAGACCatggaaagggagaaaacatCTTCTGTCTTAACAGTTGTTAATAATGGCACTGCAGCTATTTGGTATGATTGGAGGCGGCTCCGACAGCCGGAAACCTTTGAAGAGTTTAAGGAGAGCGGATGGCAACGGTTTTACTTTAACACCAAGGAAG GTGTGATTCTTCCTGGGGAAACAAAGGAGTACACCTTCTTCTTCAAGTCTGCAAATGCAGGGATCTTCAGGGAGTACTGGGAGTTTGGAACCCACCCAATCCTGTTAGGGGGAGCTATGCTGCATGTCACTCTGCGGGGTGTTGCTCTGAGTCAAGACATTTGGAAGAAAGATAGAGACTCACTGGAG GTAAAACTGTCTTCTCATGAAGCTGTCACTGTTGTGGAGGACTTGCTGAATGAGCTGCTGGGAGGGATCTGGCCCGTGGAGCGACCTGAATCCCCAGTAGATGCCTACCTCACTGAGGAAGATCTGTTCTCCTACAAAAACCCTCAG CTACATTATCAACATCAAGTGGTTCAAGATCTCCATGAATTATGGAATGAATACATGGTCCCATCTCCACCGACCCACCCTGAGGAGAAAGCAGCTTCACCAGTCCCCGAGGAGGAGGAACCAGTAGTCCTAAAGTTCCCAGTGGGCTCTGATAAGACTCCTTTATGGGAAAGGATGAAGAACATTTTAGGGGAAATCAAGTCCCCAAAGGCAACCAGGAAAGATTCTAAGCCCTCAGAAGAGCCCCAGAGGCACAGTATATCCAAGGAGATAAAAATCCATAAGGACCTAGACAAGCAGACTGCAGAGGTGCCGGAGATGTTGGACACAGGGGCTCCTGAGTACCCCAAGTGGAATCTCTGTGTAGATGATTTCAAAAAG GCAGTGCTGGAACTCCCTGAAGAGCAGCAGCGAGAAGAAGCCCTTCACAGGCTCAACAAGGGGGCCCTGGAGCTGTGCACAGAGCAGAAGCCACTGCAGTCTGACCTCATGTACCAGCTGTG TAGAAGCAAAACcatctgggaaaattggaaaagaggACCGGAAACATGCAGCACAGGAAAAGAAGCAgatcagtggaaaagaaaaagaggagaagaaaggagctGCAAAGTCACCAGGAAGAGAT GA